Proteins found in one Epinephelus fuscoguttatus linkage group LG4, E.fuscoguttatus.final_Chr_v1 genomic segment:
- the LOC125887009 gene encoding zinc-binding protein A33-like isoform X2: MSAASCLLTEHQFLCSICLDVFTDPVSTPCGHNFCKTCITTHWNINVPYQCPNCKKVFYTRPELQVNTFISEMAAQFRQSAQQKASSSSSEQQVAKPGEVPCDVCTGTKLKALKSCLVCLVSYCETHLERHLTSSGLKRHQLIDPVENLEGRMCLKHNKLLELFCKTDQMCVCVVCPYLDHKTHDVVPLREEYEGKKAELGKTEAEIQQMIQKRRLKIEEIKHSVAFSKKDAYREIADGVQVFTALKESVKRSQAELIDTIKWEQRKTEKQAEGFIKELEQEISELKKRSTEVEQLSRSEDHLHLLQSFRSLNTAPPTKDWTEVSVRPPSYEGTVRRAVNQLEEMLSKQMKKLLTEVELKRVQQFAVNVTLDPDTAHPELILSADGKQVKHGDEKKNLPNNPERFDTCVGVLAKQSFSSRRFYYEVQVKGKTGWDLGVARESINRKGQITAAPQNGFWMICLRNENEYKALADPPVCLSLESRPEKVGVFVDYEEGLVSFYDVDAAALIYSFTGCSFTEKLYPLLNPCNNDGGKNSAPLSMVDWPSGRSGRVPMGQSPSGPVWAGVGRPGGQRKEKRKKD; this comes from the coding sequence ATGTCTGCTGCCAGCTGTCTGCTGACTGAACATCAGTTTCTGtgctccatctgtctggatGTGTTCACTGATCCAGTCAGCACACCATGTGGACACAACTTCTGTAAAACCTGCATCACGACACACTGGAATATTAATGTCCCCTATCAGTGTCCAAACTGTAAGAAGGTTTTCTACACCAGACCTGAGCTGCAGGTCAACACTTTCATCTCTGAGATGGCTGCTCAGTTCAGACAGTCAGCTCAACagaaagccagcagcagcagctctgagcaACAAGTTGCCAAACCAGGAGAAGTTCCCTGTGACGTCTGCACTGGAACCAAACTGAAGGCCCTGAAGTCCTGCCTGGTGTGTCTGGTCTCCTACTGTGAGACTCACCTGGAGCGTCATCTGACAAGTTCAGGACTGAAAAGACATCAGCTGATCGACCCTGTGGAGAACCTGGAAGGCAGGATGTGTCTGAAGCACAATAAACTGCTGGAGCTGTTCTGTAAGACTGACCAGATGTGTGTCTGCGTGGTCTGCCCCTATTTAGACCACAAGACACATGATGTTGTTCCTCTGAGAGAAGAATATGAAGGAAAGAAGGCCGAGCTGGGGAAGACAGAGGCTGAAATTCAGCAGATGATCCAGAAGAGACGACTGAAGATTGAGGAGATCAAACACTCAGTGGCGTTCAGTAAGAAAGATGCATACAGAGAGATAGCAGAtggtgttcaggtcttcaccgCTCTGAAGGAGTCTGTTAAGAGAAGCCAGGCCGAGCTCATCGACACGATCAAATGGgagcagagaaagacagagaaacaggctgAAGGCTTCATCAAAGAGCTGGAACAGGAAATCTCTGAGCTGAAGAAGAGGAGCACTGAGGTGGAGCAGCTCTCACGCTCTGAagaccacctccacctcctccaaagCTTCAGGTCCCTGAACACTGCTCCACCCACCAAGGACTGGACAGAGGTCAGCGTCCGTCCACCTTCATATGAGGGGACTGTGAGGAGAGCTGTGAATCAGCTGGAGGAGATGCTCAGTAAACAGATGAAGAAGCTTCTCACTGAGGTTGAGCTGAAGAGGGTCCAGCAGTTTGCAGTGAATGTGACACTTGATCCTGATACAGCACATCCTGAACTCATCCTGTCTGCTGATGGAAAACAAGTTAAACATGGTGATGAAAAGAAGAATCTCCCAAACAATCCAGAGAGATTTGATACTTGTGTTGGTGTCTTAGCAAAGCAGAGTTTCTCTTCAAGAAGATTTTATTATGAGGTTCAGGTTAAAGGGAAGACTGGGTGGGATTTAGGAGTGGCCAGAGAGTCGATCAACAGGAAGGGACAGATCACAGCAGCTCCTCAGAATGGTTTCTGGATGATATGTTTGAGGAATGAAAATGAGTACAAAGCTCTTGCTGACCCtccagtctgtctctctctggagTCTCGGCCTGAGAAGGTGGGGGTGTTTGTGGATTATGAGGAGGGTCTGGTCTCCTTTTATGATGTTGATGCTGCAGCTCTTATCTACTCCTTTACTGGCTGCtccttcactgagaaactctaCCCACTCTTGAATCCATGTAATAACGATGGTGGTAAAAACTCTGCCCCTCTGTCAATGGTGGATTGGCCATCAGGACGTTCGGGACGAGTCCCGATGGGCCAGTCACCAAGTGGGCCAGTGTGGGCTGGTGTGGGCCGGCCCGGTggtcaaagaaaagaaaaaagaaaaaaagactag
- the LOC125887010 gene encoding E3 ubiquitin-protein ligase TRIM21-like isoform X1, giving the protein MFLTLYPQSVDMAAASCLLTEDQFLCSICLDVFTDPVTTPCGHNFCKTCITEHWNTNVPYQCPNCKKVFNTRPELQVNTFISEMAAQFRQSAQQKASSSSSSSEQQVSKPGEVPCDVCTGTKLKALKSCLVCLESYCETHLEPHLTRSGLKRHQLIDPVENLEGRMCLQHDKLLELFCKTDQMCVCMLCTVLDHKTHDVVPLREEYEGKKAELGKTEAEIQQMIQKRQLKIEEIKHSVQLSKEDADREIADGVQVFTALKESVERSQAELIDTIKEKQRKTEKQAEGFIKELEQEISELKKRSTEVEQLSRSEDHLHLLQSFMSLNTAPPTKDWTEVSVRPPSYEGTVRRAVSQLEETLSKQMKKLFEVELKRVQQSAVDVTLDPDTANPWLILSDDGKQVQTGDVEKNLPNNPERFDTCVYVLAKQSFSSGRFYYEVQVKGKTKWDLGVARESINRKGQITLSPQDGYWTIWLRNENEYKALAGPSVSLSLKSRPEKVGVFVDYEEGLVSFYDVDAAALIYSFTGCSFTEKLYPYFSPCVNDGGKNSAPLIISPVNQARRSSLIRGIVF; this is encoded by the coding sequence ATGTTTCTCACTTTGTATCCTCAGAGTGTCGATATGGCTGCTGCCAGCTGTCTGCTGACTGAAGATCAGTTTCTGtgctccatctgtctggatGTGTTCACTGATCCAGTCACCACACCATGTGGACACAACTTCTGTAAAACCTGCATCACTGAACACTGGAATACTAATGTCCCCTATCAGTGTCCAAACTGTAAGAAGGTTTTCAACACCAGACCTGAGCTGCAGGTCAACACTTTCATCTCTGAGATGGCTGCTCAGTTCAGACAGTCAGCTCAACagaaagccagcagcagcagcagcagctcagagcaaCAAGTTTCCAAACCAGGAGAAGTTCCCTGTGACGTCTGCACTGGAACCAAACTGAAGGCCCTGAAGTCCTGCCTGGTGTGTCTGGAATCCTACTGTGAGACTCACCTGGAGCCTCATCTGACAAGATCAGGCCTGAAAAGACATCAGCTGATCGACCCTGTGGAGAACCTGGAAGGCAGGATGTGTCTGCAGCACGATAAACTGTTGGAGCTGTTCTGTAAGACCGACcagatgtgtgtctgcatgctctgCACTGTTTTAGACCACAAGACACATGATGTTGTTCCTCTGAGAGAAGAATATGAAGGGAAGAAGGCCGAGCTGGGGAAGACAGAGGCTGAAATTCAGCAGATGATCCAGAAGAGGCAACTGAAGATTGAGGAGATCAAACACTCAGTGCAGCTCAGTAAGGaagatgcagacagagagatagcagatggtgttcaggtcttcaccgCTCTGAAGGAGTCTGTTGAGAGAAGCCAGGCTGAGCTCATCGACACGatcaaagagaagcagagaaagacagagaaacaggctgAAGGCTTCATCAAAGAGCTGGAACAGGAAATCTCTGAGCTGAAGAAGAGGAGCACTGAGGTGGAGCAGCTCTCACGCTCTGAagaccacctccacctcctccaaagCTTCATGTCCCTGAACACTGCTCCACCCACCAAGGACTGGACAGAGGTCAGCGTCCGTCCACCTTCATATGAGGGGACTGTGAGGAGAGCTGTGAGTCAGCTGGAGGAGACGCTCAGTAAACAGATGAAGAAGCTGTTTGAGGTCGAGCTGAAGAGGGTCCAGCAGTCTGCAGTGGATGTGACACTCGATCCTGATACAGCAAATCCCTGGCTCATCCTGTCTGATGATGGAAAACAAGTTCAAACTGGTGATGTAGAGAAGAACCTCCCAAACAATCCAGAGAGATTTGATACTTGTGTTTATGTCTTAGCAAAGCAGAGTTTCTCTTCAGGAAGATTTTATTATGAGGTTCAGGTTAAAGGGAAGACTAAGTGGGATTTAGGAGTGGCCAGAGAGTCGATCAACAGGAAGGGACAGATCACACTGAGCCCTCAGGATGGTTACTGGACGATATGGTTGAGGAATGAAAATGAGTACAAAGCTCTTGCTGGCCCTTCAGTCAGTCTCTCTCTGAAGTCTCGGCCTGAGAAGGTGGGGGTGTTTGTGGATTATGAGGAGGGTCTGGTCTCCTTTTATGATGTTGATGCTGCAGCTCTTATCTACTCCTTTACTGGCTGCtccttcactgagaaactctaCCCATACTTCAGTCCCTGTGTTAATGATGGTGGTAAAAACTCTGCCCctctgatcatctctcctgtcaATCAAGCACGTAGGAGCAGTTTGATCAGAGGAATTGTATTTTAA
- the LOC125887010 gene encoding E3 ubiquitin-protein ligase TRIM21-like isoform X2 — protein sequence MAAASCLLTEDQFLCSICLDVFTDPVTTPCGHNFCKTCITEHWNTNVPYQCPNCKKVFNTRPELQVNTFISEMAAQFRQSAQQKASSSSSSSEQQVSKPGEVPCDVCTGTKLKALKSCLVCLESYCETHLEPHLTRSGLKRHQLIDPVENLEGRMCLQHDKLLELFCKTDQMCVCMLCTVLDHKTHDVVPLREEYEGKKAELGKTEAEIQQMIQKRQLKIEEIKHSVQLSKEDADREIADGVQVFTALKESVERSQAELIDTIKEKQRKTEKQAEGFIKELEQEISELKKRSTEVEQLSRSEDHLHLLQSFMSLNTAPPTKDWTEVSVRPPSYEGTVRRAVSQLEETLSKQMKKLFEVELKRVQQSAVDVTLDPDTANPWLILSDDGKQVQTGDVEKNLPNNPERFDTCVYVLAKQSFSSGRFYYEVQVKGKTKWDLGVARESINRKGQITLSPQDGYWTIWLRNENEYKALAGPSVSLSLKSRPEKVGVFVDYEEGLVSFYDVDAAALIYSFTGCSFTEKLYPYFSPCVNDGGKNSAPLIISPVNQARRSSLIRGIVF from the coding sequence ATGGCTGCTGCCAGCTGTCTGCTGACTGAAGATCAGTTTCTGtgctccatctgtctggatGTGTTCACTGATCCAGTCACCACACCATGTGGACACAACTTCTGTAAAACCTGCATCACTGAACACTGGAATACTAATGTCCCCTATCAGTGTCCAAACTGTAAGAAGGTTTTCAACACCAGACCTGAGCTGCAGGTCAACACTTTCATCTCTGAGATGGCTGCTCAGTTCAGACAGTCAGCTCAACagaaagccagcagcagcagcagcagctcagagcaaCAAGTTTCCAAACCAGGAGAAGTTCCCTGTGACGTCTGCACTGGAACCAAACTGAAGGCCCTGAAGTCCTGCCTGGTGTGTCTGGAATCCTACTGTGAGACTCACCTGGAGCCTCATCTGACAAGATCAGGCCTGAAAAGACATCAGCTGATCGACCCTGTGGAGAACCTGGAAGGCAGGATGTGTCTGCAGCACGATAAACTGTTGGAGCTGTTCTGTAAGACCGACcagatgtgtgtctgcatgctctgCACTGTTTTAGACCACAAGACACATGATGTTGTTCCTCTGAGAGAAGAATATGAAGGGAAGAAGGCCGAGCTGGGGAAGACAGAGGCTGAAATTCAGCAGATGATCCAGAAGAGGCAACTGAAGATTGAGGAGATCAAACACTCAGTGCAGCTCAGTAAGGaagatgcagacagagagatagcagatggtgttcaggtcttcaccgCTCTGAAGGAGTCTGTTGAGAGAAGCCAGGCTGAGCTCATCGACACGatcaaagagaagcagagaaagacagagaaacaggctgAAGGCTTCATCAAAGAGCTGGAACAGGAAATCTCTGAGCTGAAGAAGAGGAGCACTGAGGTGGAGCAGCTCTCACGCTCTGAagaccacctccacctcctccaaagCTTCATGTCCCTGAACACTGCTCCACCCACCAAGGACTGGACAGAGGTCAGCGTCCGTCCACCTTCATATGAGGGGACTGTGAGGAGAGCTGTGAGTCAGCTGGAGGAGACGCTCAGTAAACAGATGAAGAAGCTGTTTGAGGTCGAGCTGAAGAGGGTCCAGCAGTCTGCAGTGGATGTGACACTCGATCCTGATACAGCAAATCCCTGGCTCATCCTGTCTGATGATGGAAAACAAGTTCAAACTGGTGATGTAGAGAAGAACCTCCCAAACAATCCAGAGAGATTTGATACTTGTGTTTATGTCTTAGCAAAGCAGAGTTTCTCTTCAGGAAGATTTTATTATGAGGTTCAGGTTAAAGGGAAGACTAAGTGGGATTTAGGAGTGGCCAGAGAGTCGATCAACAGGAAGGGACAGATCACACTGAGCCCTCAGGATGGTTACTGGACGATATGGTTGAGGAATGAAAATGAGTACAAAGCTCTTGCTGGCCCTTCAGTCAGTCTCTCTCTGAAGTCTCGGCCTGAGAAGGTGGGGGTGTTTGTGGATTATGAGGAGGGTCTGGTCTCCTTTTATGATGTTGATGCTGCAGCTCTTATCTACTCCTTTACTGGCTGCtccttcactgagaaactctaCCCATACTTCAGTCCCTGTGTTAATGATGGTGGTAAAAACTCTGCCCctctgatcatctctcctgtcaATCAAGCACGTAGGAGCAGTTTGATCAGAGGAATTGTATTTTAA